A part of Candidatus Hydrogenedentota bacterium genomic DNA contains:
- a CDS encoding ribonucleoside triphosphate reductase, giving the protein MVERIRKRDGSIKEFCPEKITNAIFKAAMACGGDDYELARHLCEQVVALIEEQFSGRIPDVESIQDLVERTLIKNGHAKTAKAYILYREKRTGARNANALIGATIKMFSDYLGDRDWRIRENANTQKSINGLNNYVREFFTKNYWLHEIYSAEIREAHENGDAHIHDLGFLGPYCAGWDLRQLLMEGFGGVPGKVESSPAKHLRSFLGQITNSTFTTQGETAGAQAWSSFDTYCAPFVRYDKLTFEQVKQCLQEFIFNINVPTRVGFQCPFSNLTFDLKVPEMLKHQAVIRGGRLTNDTYGDFQAEMDLFNEAFCEVMMKGDAKGRVFTFPIPTINITRDFDWNTPSVNAFMRITCKYGIPYFANYVNSDLSPEDAISMCCRLRLDTKELRKRGGGLFGSNPLTGSIGVFTINLPRIAYQSRTKQEFKARLWRLVQIGRTSLELKRKVIEQQSERGLYPYSTNYLRHVKERTGEYWHNHFSTIGIVGMNEALLNFMGKDIGTPEGQAFAIEIMNYLRELLQEIQVETGHVYNLEATPAEGTSYRLAKLDKARYPEIIAAGNGTPYYTNSTQLPVGYTDDVLEAVRLQDDLQSLYTGGTVLHAYLGESIEDIEVCKRFIQKVFSHYKLPYLSITPTFSVCNAHGYLRGEQFTCPQCGSETEVWSRVTGYLRPVANYNDGKRQEYKDRKKFVVPESVLCAGSTP; this is encoded by the coding sequence ATGGTAGAACGTATTCGGAAGCGGGACGGCAGTATAAAAGAGTTTTGTCCGGAAAAGATTACCAACGCAATTTTCAAGGCCGCGATGGCTTGCGGGGGAGACGATTACGAATTGGCGCGCCATTTGTGCGAACAGGTGGTGGCCCTTATCGAAGAGCAATTCAGCGGTCGGATTCCCGATGTCGAGAGCATACAGGACCTCGTGGAGCGGACCCTTATAAAGAATGGCCATGCCAAAACCGCCAAGGCCTACATTCTTTATCGCGAGAAGCGGACAGGCGCCCGCAATGCCAATGCCCTGATTGGCGCCACAATAAAAATGTTTTCGGATTATTTGGGTGATCGGGATTGGCGGATTCGCGAAAATGCCAATACTCAGAAAAGCATCAATGGTCTGAATAACTATGTACGGGAATTCTTTACAAAAAACTATTGGCTCCACGAAATCTACTCCGCCGAAATACGGGAGGCGCATGAAAATGGCGATGCCCATATCCACGATTTAGGATTTCTCGGTCCCTACTGCGCGGGCTGGGATTTGCGTCAATTACTCATGGAAGGGTTCGGGGGCGTCCCGGGCAAGGTTGAAAGTTCGCCGGCGAAACATTTGCGTTCATTCTTGGGCCAGATCACCAATTCGACGTTTACGACCCAGGGCGAGACGGCCGGCGCCCAGGCCTGGTCGAGTTTTGACACCTATTGCGCTCCCTTTGTTCGGTATGACAAGTTGACTTTCGAACAGGTCAAGCAGTGCCTCCAGGAATTTATTTTCAACATTAATGTGCCCACGCGCGTTGGGTTCCAATGCCCATTCAGCAACTTGACCTTCGACCTCAAGGTGCCCGAAATGCTAAAGCACCAGGCGGTAATCCGCGGTGGCCGGCTCACGAACGACACCTACGGCGATTTTCAGGCCGAAATGGATCTGTTCAACGAGGCGTTCTGCGAAGTGATGATGAAGGGCGACGCGAAGGGGCGCGTGTTCACATTTCCGATTCCGACGATCAACATCACCCGCGATTTCGACTGGAACACGCCGTCGGTAAACGCGTTCATGCGCATTACCTGCAAGTACGGAATCCCCTATTTCGCCAACTACGTCAATTCGGATCTATCTCCCGAGGACGCGATTTCGATGTGCTGCCGTCTGCGTCTCGACACGAAAGAGCTCCGCAAACGGGGCGGCGGCCTCTTCGGCAGCAATCCGCTTACGGGCTCCATTGGGGTGTTTACCATCAACTTGCCGCGCATTGCGTATCAGTCGCGCACGAAGCAAGAGTTCAAGGCACGGCTCTGGCGGCTTGTCCAAATTGGACGGACCTCGCTGGAACTCAAGCGAAAGGTCATTGAGCAGCAAAGCGAACGCGGCTTGTATCCGTACTCGACCAATTACCTTCGGCATGTGAAGGAACGCACGGGCGAGTACTGGCACAACCATTTCAGCACAATCGGGATAGTGGGCATGAACGAGGCCCTGCTCAATTTCATGGGCAAGGACATTGGCACGCCCGAAGGCCAGGCGTTCGCCATCGAAATCATGAATTATCTGCGGGAACTGTTGCAGGAGATCCAAGTCGAAACCGGCCATGTCTACAACCTAGAAGCGACGCCCGCCGAAGGCACGTCCTACCGCCTTGCGAAACTCGACAAGGCGCGTTATCCCGAAATTATCGCTGCGGGCAATGGAACGCCGTATTACACGAATTCGACTCAACTGCCCGTGGGCTACACGGACGACGTGCTCGAGGCGGTTCGCCTGCAAGACGATCTTCAGTCGCTCTACACGGGCGGGACGGTGCTGCATGCCTATCTCGGGGAAAGCATCGAAGACATCGAAGTCTGCAAACGATTCATCCAAAAAGTATTCAGCCATTACAAATTGCCCTATCTCTCCATAACGCCCACCTTCAGCGTCTGCAACGCGCACGGATACCTGCGCGGAGAACAATTCACCTGCCCGCAATGCGGTTCCGAAACGGAGGTCTGGTCGCGGGTGACGGGGTATTTACGCCCCGTGGCCAACTACAACGACGGCAAACGCCAAGAATACAAGGATCGCAAGAAATTCGTGGTGCCGGAATCGGTCTTATGCGCGGGAAGCACGCCATGA
- the uvrC gene encoding excinuclease ABC subunit UvrC, producing the protein MNDDPKIGELKPISAVTGGAIIAGKAFLKHFDPALIPSLPGCYIMQDAKKRPIYVGKAKDLRARLRTYINEQDSRYNVTFLLRRVAHIEFLVTNTEKEALLLEDSLIKQYKPRYNIRLRDDKTYVSLRIDPAEKYPRVTIVRRYRKDGARYFGPYASASAVRETLKLIRRFFPLRLCSDSVLRNRTRPCLYFQMGQCMGPCMGTDEAQYREVVDQVMLVLQGRTGELENRLSEQIRELAGRLEFEQAAVLRDRLLALRKTVERQRTVAVPGAEDRDVVGLCQEGRYVVVQVIFFRGGKMVGGRDYAFEGCEMPPDEFLRSFLMQYGAQTPTLPAEILAPMDLDDAETIAEILAERRGRSVTIMHPKRGDKAALLELAARNARQSFAERQLAQEAGRDLMEQVRKTFGMVAVPYRMECFDISNLQGGRSVGGMAVFENAVPAKARYRRYAIRTVEGQDDFAMLREVLMRRYTRAIEEDDLPDLAVIDGGRGQLNVARAVFDDLGIGDLPVVGIAKSRSEGESRSPERFFLPNRVNPVILPQHSPVVRLLAHLRDEAHRFAISYHRKRRKKATLKTSLTEIPGIGPKRARILLTRLGSLATIADSSMEAIAALPGFNETIAREVLKHLRAGEETKEGKRV; encoded by the coding sequence ATGAACGATGATCCAAAAATTGGGGAGTTGAAACCGATTTCCGCCGTTACCGGAGGCGCTATAATTGCCGGAAAAGCCTTTTTGAAACATTTCGATCCGGCGCTGATTCCATCCTTGCCGGGCTGTTACATCATGCAGGATGCGAAAAAACGGCCTATTTATGTGGGTAAAGCGAAGGATCTTCGCGCCCGGTTACGTACTTACATCAATGAACAGGACAGTCGGTATAACGTCACATTTTTGTTGCGCCGCGTGGCGCATATCGAATTTCTTGTCACAAACACGGAGAAAGAGGCGCTGCTGCTTGAAGACAGCCTGATCAAGCAGTACAAACCGCGTTACAACATTCGTCTACGCGACGACAAGACGTATGTGAGCCTGCGGATCGATCCCGCGGAAAAGTATCCGCGCGTGACCATTGTCCGCCGATACCGCAAGGACGGCGCGCGTTATTTCGGGCCGTACGCGAGCGCATCGGCGGTGCGTGAAACGTTGAAACTGATACGGCGTTTCTTTCCCCTGCGCCTGTGCAGCGACAGCGTGCTGCGAAACCGCACGCGGCCTTGCCTCTATTTTCAAATGGGCCAGTGCATGGGGCCGTGCATGGGAACGGACGAGGCGCAATACCGAGAAGTGGTGGACCAGGTGATGCTTGTCCTACAAGGTCGCACGGGGGAATTGGAAAACCGTCTTTCGGAACAGATCCGCGAACTAGCCGGCCGTCTTGAATTCGAGCAGGCGGCCGTGCTGCGCGATCGGCTCCTGGCATTGCGAAAAACGGTTGAACGCCAACGCACCGTCGCAGTGCCGGGCGCCGAAGATCGCGATGTCGTCGGACTCTGCCAAGAGGGTAGGTACGTCGTTGTTCAGGTGATTTTCTTCCGGGGCGGCAAAATGGTGGGAGGGCGCGACTACGCGTTTGAAGGCTGTGAAATGCCGCCCGACGAGTTTCTTCGTTCGTTTCTGATGCAGTACGGGGCGCAGACGCCGACATTGCCGGCGGAGATCCTTGCGCCCATGGACCTCGATGACGCGGAAACCATCGCGGAGATCCTGGCCGAACGGCGGGGGCGAAGCGTGACGATTATGCATCCGAAACGGGGCGATAAGGCGGCGTTGCTCGAATTGGCCGCCCGTAACGCCCGGCAGTCGTTCGCGGAACGTCAATTGGCCCAGGAAGCCGGTAGGGATTTGATGGAACAGGTGCGCAAGACGTTTGGCATGGTGGCTGTGCCGTATCGCATGGAATGTTTCGACATATCGAACCTTCAAGGCGGGAGATCCGTGGGCGGCATGGCGGTTTTTGAAAACGCCGTCCCCGCCAAGGCCCGGTACCGCCGCTATGCGATTCGCACCGTCGAAGGCCAAGACGATTTTGCGATGCTGCGCGAGGTGCTTATGCGCCGGTACACGCGGGCCATTGAAGAGGACGACTTGCCCGATTTGGCGGTGATAGATGGGGGCCGTGGCCAATTGAACGTGGCGCGGGCGGTATTCGACGATCTCGGCATCGGCGATCTTCCCGTTGTCGGGATCGCCAAGTCGCGTTCGGAGGGGGAGTCACGGTCGCCGGAGCGATTCTTTCTGCCCAATCGCGTAAATCCAGTCATTCTGCCCCAGCATTCACCGGTCGTGCGCCTTCTGGCGCATCTGCGCGATGAGGCTCATCGTTTCGCAATTTCCTATCATCGAAAACGGCGGAAGAAAGCAACGTTAAAGACATCGCTTACCGAAATCCCCGGCATAGGCCCCAAACGGGCAAGGATACTCTTGACCCGGCTCGGATCTCTTGCGACAATAGCGGACAGTTCCATGGAGGCCATTGCGGCCTTGCCGGGATTCAATGAGACGATCGCACGCGAGGTTCTCAAACATCTGCGCGCCGGTGAAGAAACGAAAGAAGGGAAAAGGGTATGA
- a CDS encoding alpha/beta fold hydrolase: MSLLMFLILIFVAGAICWWVFSVHAFSPPISADEVHTITTPDRWHLRLCRHKAKSGPGEPVLMVHGFMSTQFNFSLPAGASMADALSAAGYDCWLIDLRGNSCAIPPFGHSLNDASMDDYLFKDIPTAIQYIRKMTGYEKVHWVGHSMGGMLLYAYDAVSGSPDLASGVTLGSPIGFHDVPFKRPGWAFGLRRSSRLAFRCGQRLLISICHFFKPQLAFLPINYENMNPILDAKAMFSTMDAPPLGVSESLAKAAESHVWRVKDESVDVFDHLKDLQVPLFAIFGAADPFVPVVHAETFFREIKIPDKRFLMLSKANGHAADYSHVDLVFGREAQKDVFDPVIEWLRAHAIVQRSADGVRPAAEVVEYVSPSSAPSKPKRRPTVKRAPKKADTAPKEASVPKANPAKKKTAPRKPTPKKDTKTK, from the coding sequence ATGAGTCTGTTGATGTTCTTGATATTGATTTTTGTGGCCGGGGCAATCTGCTGGTGGGTCTTTTCGGTCCATGCGTTCAGTCCGCCCATCAGCGCCGATGAAGTGCATACGATTACCACGCCGGATCGCTGGCATTTGCGTCTCTGCCGCCACAAGGCGAAATCCGGTCCCGGCGAACCCGTGTTGATGGTTCACGGATTCATGTCCACCCAGTTCAACTTCTCGTTGCCCGCAGGCGCCTCGATGGCCGACGCGCTGTCGGCCGCTGGATACGATTGCTGGCTGATCGATCTGCGCGGCAATTCGTGCGCGATACCGCCTTTCGGCCACTCCCTGAACGATGCAAGCATGGACGATTATCTCTTCAAGGATATTCCGACGGCCATTCAATACATCCGAAAAATGACCGGTTACGAAAAAGTTCATTGGGTAGGCCATTCCATGGGCGGCATGTTGCTATATGCCTACGATGCCGTTTCCGGATCACCGGATCTGGCGAGCGGCGTTACCCTGGGATCCCCCATCGGTTTTCATGACGTTCCGTTCAAACGGCCCGGCTGGGCCTTTGGATTGCGAAGGAGTTCACGACTTGCATTCCGTTGCGGACAACGGCTGCTGATTTCCATCTGCCATTTTTTCAAGCCCCAACTGGCTTTCCTGCCCATCAATTATGAGAACATGAATCCCATTCTGGACGCCAAGGCCATGTTCAGCACGATGGATGCGCCTCCCCTTGGCGTGTCCGAATCGCTGGCAAAGGCCGCTGAATCCCATGTGTGGCGTGTGAAGGACGAAAGCGTGGACGTTTTCGATCACCTGAAGGACCTGCAGGTCCCGTTGTTTGCCATTTTCGGCGCGGCCGATCCCTTTGTTCCGGTTGTCCATGCGGAAACGTTTTTCCGGGAAATCAAAATTCCGGACAAGCGCTTCCTGATGCTGTCGAAAGCCAATGGTCATGCCGCCGACTACAGCCATGTGGATCTTGTGTTTGGACGCGAGGCCCAAAAAGATGTTTTCGATCCGGTAATCGAATGGTTACGCGCACATGCCATTGTGCAACGATCGGCCGACGGCGTCAGACCGGCGGCGGAAGTCGTTGAATATGTTTCCCCCTCTTCCGCCCCCTCCAAGCCCAAGCGACGGCCCACCGTAAAAAGAGCGCCCAAAAAGGCGGATACCGCTCCGAAAGAGGCGTCCGTTCCCAAGGCCAACCCCGCAAAAAAGAAGACGGCGCCACGTAAACCCACCCCGAAGAAGGACACCAAAACCAAATAA
- the rplL gene encoding 50S ribosomal protein L7/L12 — MSDKLNAIIDQIAGLSVLELSELVKALEEKFGVTAAAPVMMGAMPAGGGAEAAPAEEAPTSFNVILKEAGGQKIQVIKEVRALTGLGLKEAKDLVDGAPKPIKENVPEDEAKKIRETLEAVGAVIEVKGVA; from the coding sequence ATGTCGGATAAGTTGAATGCGATTATCGATCAGATTGCCGGATTGTCGGTGCTTGAACTGAGCGAACTGGTCAAGGCGTTGGAAGAGAAGTTCGGCGTCACGGCCGCGGCCCCGGTGATGATGGGCGCGATGCCGGCGGGCGGAGGCGCGGAAGCGGCTCCGGCGGAAGAAGCCCCGACCTCCTTTAACGTCATCCTGAAGGAAGCCGGCGGCCAGAAGATCCAGGTCATCAAGGAAGTGCGCGCGCTGACCGGCCTTGGCCTGAAGGAAGCCAAGGATCTCGTGGACGGGGCCCCGAAGCCCATCAAGGAAAACGTGCCCGAAGACGAGGCCAAGAAGATCCGCGAAACCCTCGAAGCGGTCGGCGCCGTCATTGAAGTAAAGGGTGTTGCCTGA
- the rplJ gene encoding 50S ribosomal protein L10, with protein sequence MPKQYKIDAVAEFKERLQSHMLTIATQYQGITVEQVTELRRKLREANIEFKVYKNTLVKRVLDELNLSDAAAFIEGPTAWAFSNDPVAPPKIMKEIAKEVKVLSMNGGILEGRVVSKAQVESLANLPPREVLIAQVVGTIAMPLRNAVGVLNALPRNLVNVLDQIRKQKEEAAAA encoded by the coding sequence TTGCCGAAGCAATACAAGATTGACGCCGTGGCCGAGTTCAAGGAACGGCTCCAAAGCCATATGCTGACGATTGCCACCCAATATCAGGGAATCACCGTCGAGCAGGTAACGGAGCTACGCCGTAAACTTCGCGAGGCCAATATCGAATTCAAGGTGTACAAAAACACGCTGGTGAAGCGCGTGCTGGACGAACTGAACCTGTCCGACGCGGCGGCCTTCATCGAGGGACCGACGGCGTGGGCGTTCTCGAACGACCCGGTGGCCCCGCCGAAGATCATGAAGGAAATCGCCAAGGAAGTGAAGGTGCTTTCCATGAACGGCGGCATCCTCGAAGGCCGCGTCGTTTCGAAGGCGCAAGTTGAATCGCTGGCGAACCTGCCGCCGCGCGAAGTGTTGATCGCGCAAGTCGTCGGGACCATCGCCATGCCGTTGCGCAACGCGGTGGGCGTGCTGAATGCCCTCCCGCGCAACTTGGTCAATGTGTTGGATCAAATTCGGAAACAAAAAGAAGAAGCCGCGGCCGCCTGA
- a CDS encoding amidohydrolase family protein produces MNSTEYSRRGFMRSAAIVSGAGLGAAATPQSPKTRGRMLSMKKARESLGEFLAGLDIIDCHEHVPIEPDRLARAVDVLTLFSLYEYVDATSAGYSPRPGENLFANNLFLDTDVPLDERWEKAWPHLKNIRYGSYFRAPQIALRDIYGIEKLDGATYREATERIRANNTPGLYTRILRERCRIKTCLVQNGKIKGQVPRDLLTPVFVSMPWYQLPDPNFVRSLEAQRGTALPDLDAYIACFEHELEDARAQGAAGCKIAAGLYPDPDRGAAAKSYRDYLDGKAADPILQATLLDVLLTKAAEWDWPVAVHSGVWGDFRMMEPKLLINLVIKYPGTRFDIYHLGMPFVRECLFVAKNFPNAYLDLCWCYVVSQEMTRQTINEILDTVPVNKIHGFGGDYIWGVENVYGHLVMARETLADAFADRIGRGQLDLDDAKHILRLWLHDNPARFYGIG; encoded by the coding sequence ATGAACTCCACGGAGTACAGCCGGCGCGGCTTCATGCGCAGCGCGGCCATCGTGTCGGGGGCCGGTCTCGGCGCCGCCGCAACGCCGCAAAGTCCAAAAACGCGGGGAAGGATGCTTTCGATGAAAAAAGCGCGTGAATCGCTCGGCGAGTTCCTGGCCGGGCTTGATATTATTGATTGTCACGAACACGTGCCCATCGAACCGGATCGTCTCGCGCGAGCCGTGGATGTTCTCACGCTCTTCAGCCTGTATGAATACGTGGACGCCACGTCGGCGGGCTATTCGCCGCGACCCGGTGAAAACCTGTTCGCGAACAACCTTTTTCTGGACACGGACGTTCCGCTCGACGAACGATGGGAAAAGGCATGGCCGCATCTGAAAAATATCCGTTACGGCAGTTATTTCCGTGCGCCCCAAATAGCCTTGCGCGATATCTACGGCATTGAAAAACTCGATGGCGCGACGTACCGGGAAGCCACGGAACGGATTCGGGCCAACAACACCCCCGGCCTGTACACGCGCATTCTTCGCGAGCGATGCCGCATCAAGACCTGCCTTGTGCAGAACGGGAAAATAAAGGGACAAGTCCCGCGCGATCTGCTCACACCTGTTTTTGTAAGCATGCCGTGGTACCAACTCCCGGATCCGAACTTCGTGCGTTCGCTCGAAGCCCAACGGGGGACGGCCCTGCCCGATCTCGATGCGTACATCGCCTGCTTCGAGCATGAACTTGAGGACGCGCGGGCGCAGGGCGCGGCCGGTTGCAAGATCGCCGCGGGCCTTTATCCCGACCCAGACCGCGGCGCGGCGGCAAAATCCTACCGGGACTATCTCGACGGCAAAGCGGCGGATCCAATTCTACAGGCCACTCTGCTCGATGTGCTTCTGACCAAGGCGGCTGAGTGGGACTGGCCCGTGGCGGTCCATTCCGGCGTCTGGGGCGATTTTCGTATGATGGAACCGAAACTGTTGATCAATCTGGTCATAAAGTACCCCGGAACCCGCTTCGACATCTATCACCTCGGCATGCCGTTTGTTCGCGAATGCCTCTTTGTCGCGAAAAACTTCCCCAATGCCTATCTGGACCTTTGCTGGTGCTATGTCGTGTCGCAGGAAATGACGCGGCAGACCATCAACGAAATTCTGGACACCGTTCCCGTCAACAAGATCCACGGGTTCGGCGGCGACTACATCTGGGGCGTTGAGAACGTCTATGGCCATCTCGTCATGGCCCGCGAAACCCTCGCCGATGCGTTTGCGGATCGCATCGGCCGGGGCCAACTGGATCTCGACGACGCAAAACACATTCTGCGGCTTTGGCTGCATGACAATCCGGCGCGGTTTTATGGCATCGGCTGA
- a CDS encoding glycosyltransferase — MASADSTKGPRLQITAGMRKILDYPRFRGPTRMLILDANYFFESSWRRAAESLGWETASVPSAMTGGLTREDVRLLFTAIGEFKPDFILASNFAGMDAEAMFSRFFEDARIPYVSWFTDTPRMILYDRKLHCSPYMVAATWERAYIPHFKQLGFRHIHFMPLATDPAVFQGKPSAHYGRNLAFVGTSMIAEAGEAWEKLGHLPEITAAIQDAFMQGRVTRERFAEGIEAVLDPTLLTPCTTSERRHIELCLIYEATRRQRAEMVQRLSPMGIEVRGDAAWQRIYPAAGGSVAYHSDLAEYYRTTAVNLNITSLQMKTAVNQRVFDCPAAGGFLLTDAQSDIAEFFDPETEMAVYASFDELKDKAEYYLRHAAERGAMIERAQRRIAAHHTHAHRLRKLESFLKEHMQAAETPE, encoded by the coding sequence ATGGCATCGGCTGATTCCACCAAAGGCCCGCGCTTGCAGATTACGGCGGGCATGCGGAAGATCCTCGATTACCCCCGGTTCCGCGGGCCTACTCGCATGCTAATCCTGGATGCAAATTACTTCTTCGAGTCGAGTTGGCGTCGCGCGGCGGAATCGCTGGGATGGGAGACGGCGTCCGTTCCCTCGGCGATGACCGGCGGCTTGACGCGCGAGGATGTACGGCTGTTGTTTACGGCGATAGGGGAGTTCAAGCCGGATTTCATCCTTGCCTCCAATTTTGCCGGCATGGACGCGGAAGCAATGTTTTCGCGCTTTTTCGAGGACGCGCGCATTCCCTATGTCAGCTGGTTTACAGATACCCCGCGCATGATCCTTTATGACCGAAAATTACATTGCTCACCGTACATGGTGGCCGCGACATGGGAACGGGCCTACATTCCCCATTTCAAACAACTTGGGTTCCGGCACATTCACTTTATGCCGCTTGCCACCGATCCCGCCGTATTTCAGGGCAAACCGTCCGCACACTACGGGCGCAACCTGGCGTTCGTCGGCACTTCCATGATCGCGGAAGCCGGTGAAGCCTGGGAAAAACTTGGACATCTGCCCGAAATAACCGCCGCGATACAGGACGCGTTCATGCAAGGCCGGGTCACGCGCGAACGGTTTGCCGAGGGAATAGAGGCCGTTTTGGATCCCACGTTGTTGACCCCTTGCACGACCAGCGAGCGACGCCATATCGAACTATGCCTCATTTACGAGGCCACGCGGCGTCAGCGCGCCGAAATGGTCCAGCGGTTGTCGCCCATGGGAATTGAAGTTCGTGGTGATGCGGCCTGGCAACGCATTTATCCCGCCGCTGGCGGATCGGTGGCGTATCATTCCGACCTTGCCGAGTATTACCGGACGACGGCCGTCAATCTCAATATCACCAGCCTTCAAATGAAAACCGCCGTCAATCAACGCGTGTTCGACTGCCCAGCCGCCGGCGGTTTTCTGCTTACCGACGCCCAATCCGATATCGCCGAATTTTTCGACCCCGAAACCGAAATGGCGGTGTACGCCTCATTCGACGAACTTAAGGACAAGGCCGAATATTACCTCCGCCATGCCGCCGAACGTGGAGCAATGATCGAGCGCGCACAGCGGCGAATTGCCGCGCATCACACGCATGCCCATCGCCTGAGGAAACTGGAGTCTTTTCTGAAAGAGCACATGCAGGCCGCCGAAACGCCGGAATGA
- a CDS encoding sulfate ABC transporter ATP-binding protein, with product MSIEIRDVTKTFGNFTALRNVSLTVPTGELVALLGPSGSGKTTLLRVVAGLETADSGSVLFNGEDTSRKSLRDRRVGFVFQHYALFRHMTVFDNVAFGLRMRPRAQRPGKKEIRDRVMSLLEMVQLGNLANRYPSQLSGGQRQRVALSRALAVEPSVLLLDEPFGALDARVRKDLRRWLRRLHDEIRVTSVFVTHDQEEALEVADRVVVMNHGAIEQVGTPEDVYHRPATPFVFHFLGDVNLFHARMRDGEPVLGDGAGEASEEQRAKVFVRPHLLDVHTHSSGQEHFRARVEHINPAGPIVKLELVTSDGDHIDAVVSQERYRELALKRGSDVFLTAREMSVFVEDYSI from the coding sequence ATGAGCATCGAAATTCGGGACGTCACCAAGACATTCGGTAATTTTACCGCCTTGCGCAATGTCAGCCTGACCGTACCGACGGGTGAACTGGTCGCCCTGCTGGGACCTTCCGGTTCCGGAAAGACGACGCTGTTGCGGGTCGTCGCGGGACTTGAAACCGCCGATTCGGGTTCGGTCCTGTTCAACGGCGAAGACACATCCCGGAAATCGCTGCGCGATCGGCGCGTGGGATTTGTGTTCCAACACTACGCCCTGTTCCGCCACATGACGGTTTTTGACAATGTCGCGTTCGGACTCCGCATGCGTCCTCGTGCGCAGCGTCCCGGCAAAAAGGAAATTCGCGACCGCGTGATGTCGCTGCTCGAAATGGTGCAGCTCGGCAATCTCGCGAACCGGTATCCGTCCCAACTGTCCGGCGGGCAGCGGCAGCGCGTCGCCTTGTCCCGCGCGTTAGCGGTGGAACCGTCCGTTTTGCTGCTCGACGAGCCTTTCGGCGCGCTCGACGCCCGCGTCCGCAAGGATCTCCGCCGATGGCTCCGCCGTCTTCACGACGAAATCCGCGTGACCAGCGTGTTTGTGACCCACGACCAGGAAGAGGCGCTCGAAGTGGCCGATCGGGTGGTCGTCATGAACCACGGCGCCATCGAACAGGTCGGCACGCCCGAAGACGTCTACCACCGCCCCGCCACGCCGTTCGTTTTCCACTTTCTCGGCGATGTCAACCTGTTCCATGCGCGTATGCGCGACGGGGAGCCCGTCCTGGGCGATGGGGCCGGGGAGGCGTCCGAGGAACAGCGCGCCAAGGTTTTCGTCCGTCCGCACCTTCTCGACGTCCACACCCATTCGAGCGGCCAGGAACATTTTCGCGCGCGCGTCGAGCACATCAACCCCGCCGGCCCCATCGTAAAACTTGAACTCGTCACCTCCGACGGCGATCACATTGACGCCGTGGTCAGCCAGGAACGGTATCGCGAACTCGCCCTCAAGCGAGGCAGCGATGTTTTCCTGACCGCCAGGGAAATGTCCGTATTCGTCGAAGACTACAGCATTTGA
- the cysW gene encoding sulfate ABC transporter permease subunit CysW yields the protein MALPVPYRAEPEKRMVRWIFTVLALAFLGFFLALPLAAVFVQALQKGLGAYWAALLEPDARAAVYLTVLAAAIAVPLNLVFGIAASWLVARFDFRGKSILVSLIDLPFSVSPVIAGLIFVLLFGLHGIFGSWLDSIGVQIIFAVPGIVLATVFVTFPFVARELIPLMQQLGSEEEEAALLMGAGGLKTFWHITLPNIKWGLLYGVILCNARAMGEFGAVSVVSGHIRGLTNTIPLHVEILYNEYNFTAAFAVASVLCLLAVATLAAKSLVEWKATHDHKAGESAGESPK from the coding sequence ATGGCTCTTCCCGTTCCCTATCGAGCTGAGCCGGAAAAACGGATGGTCCGTTGGATCTTCACAGTGCTTGCGCTTGCTTTTCTCGGATTTTTCCTGGCCTTGCCTCTGGCGGCGGTCTTCGTGCAGGCGCTGCAAAAAGGCTTGGGCGCCTACTGGGCCGCGCTGCTGGAGCCGGATGCGCGCGCGGCTGTCTACCTGACGGTTCTTGCGGCGGCTATTGCCGTTCCGCTGAACCTTGTATTCGGCATTGCGGCGTCGTGGCTGGTCGCTCGATTCGATTTCCGCGGGAAAAGCATTCTCGTCAGTCTGATCGACCTGCCTTTTTCCGTGTCGCCCGTCATCGCGGGGCTTATTTTCGTACTGCTGTTCGGTTTGCACGGGATATTCGGATCGTGGCTCGATTCCATCGGTGTCCAGATTATCTTTGCCGTGCCGGGAATCGTCCTGGCCACGGTCTTCGTGACATTTCCCTTTGTCGCGCGCGAATTGATCCCGCTCATGCAGCAACTCGGCTCCGAAGAGGAGGAAGCGGCGCTGCTGATGGGCGCCGGCGGACTCAAGACGTTCTGGCACATCACGCTGCCCAACATCAAATGGGGCCTTCTTTATGGCGTCATCCTGTGCAACGCCCGCGCGATGGGCGAATTCGGCGCCGTTTCGGTCGTATCCGGCCATATCCGCGGCCTGACCAATACGATTCCGCTCCATGTAGAAATTCTTTACAACGAGTACAACTTCACGGCCGCCTTCGCCGTGGCGTCCGTCTTGTGCCTGCTGGCGGTGGCCACGCTGGCCGCGAAATCGCTCGTTGAATGGAAGGCCACGCACGATCACAAAGCCGGCGAAAGCGCCGGGGAGTCCCCGAAATGA